A region of Clostridium acetobutylicum ATCC 824 DNA encodes the following proteins:
- a CDS encoding Gfo/Idh/MocA family protein codes for MKKIRWGILGLGNIANKFAQTIKSMDSVELYAVASRNKKKAEAFGKEYEVPSKKCYGSYEQLVEDESIDVVYISVPHVFHKELSILCLKNGKAVLCEKPVTMNENEIEEVIRIAKENRLFFMEAMKTRFLPINQKIKSLISEGRIGEVRLLQADFGFKAEFNPDGRLFNKELGGGALLDVGIYTISYSSFVFGNHPRSIKSNFYIGKTGIDECVSINLVYESGKQSQLYAAINLDTTRTANIIGTKGRICVPKFSNANRAYILVDGKEEKIEMPFDINGFEYQVKEVNKCILEGKLQSEIMSWKDSIEIMKIIDDVKKNF; via the coding sequence TTGAAAAAAATAAGATGGGGAATATTAGGACTTGGAAATATTGCAAATAAGTTTGCTCAAACCATAAAATCTATGGATTCAGTGGAGCTTTATGCTGTTGCCTCAAGAAATAAAAAGAAAGCTGAAGCCTTTGGAAAAGAGTATGAGGTTCCTTCTAAGAAATGTTATGGAAGCTATGAACAGCTTGTTGAGGATGAAAGCATAGATGTTGTATACATTTCAGTGCCACATGTGTTTCACAAAGAACTCTCAATACTATGCCTAAAGAATGGGAAAGCTGTACTATGCGAAAAACCTGTCACTATGAATGAAAATGAAATTGAAGAAGTAATAAGAATTGCAAAAGAAAACAGGTTGTTTTTCATGGAAGCAATGAAAACTCGATTTCTACCAATTAATCAGAAAATTAAAAGCTTAATTAGTGAAGGAAGAATAGGAGAAGTTCGTTTATTGCAAGCTGATTTTGGGTTTAAAGCAGAATTCAATCCTGATGGAAGGTTGTTTAATAAGGAATTAGGTGGAGGTGCCCTGCTAGATGTTGGGATTTATACCATATCTTATAGCTCGTTTGTTTTTGGAAATCATCCTAGGAGTATCAAAAGTAATTTTTATATAGGAAAAACAGGAATAGATGAATGCGTTTCAATAAATTTAGTATATGAAAGTGGAAAGCAGTCTCAGCTTTATGCGGCCATAAATCTTGATACCACAAGAACTGCTAACATTATCGGAACTAAAGGAAGAATTTGTGTACCTAAGTTTTCAAATGCTAATAGAGCTTATATTTTGGTTGATGGGAAAGAAGAAAAAATAGAGATGCCATTTGATATAAATGGATTTGAATATCAGGTTAAAGAGGTAAATAAATGCATTTTGGAGGGAAAGCTTCAAAGCGAAATTATGAGTTGGAAAGACTCAATTGAAATAATGAAAATTATTGATGATGTTAAAAAGAACTTCTAA
- a CDS encoding LysR family transcriptional regulator, translated as MNIERFRYFIDLTKTLNFTETAEINFTTQSNVSKQIMALEKELDTILFIREHKKITLTEAGKTLLPYAEKILIDYCELHRAILPFQSSKFSTLKICAIPVMANYNVPGIIAKFHNRYPDILLDLKEVESINILKELDAGSCDVAYTRIFNATLDKYEKVVVESDKFAVVLPKNHYLAKKEIISIFELKNELFFQLDKSTQLFSLFYSTCQKAGFEPKISYTGTRIDNILDFISNGMGVSLMMQNSIKLLNYSKITVIPIDVTIKSELAFVRSKLKKHSSASNSFWNFLHKSL; from the coding sequence ATGAATATCGAACGTTTTAGATACTTTATAGATTTGACCAAAACTTTAAATTTTACTGAAACAGCAGAAATAAACTTTACAACTCAAAGCAATGTTTCAAAGCAAATTATGGCTTTGGAAAAAGAATTAGATACAATTTTATTTATACGTGAGCATAAAAAAATAACATTAACAGAGGCTGGAAAAACCTTACTTCCTTATGCTGAAAAAATCCTAATAGACTATTGTGAACTTCATAGAGCAATTCTTCCATTTCAAAGCTCTAAATTCTCCACTCTAAAAATATGCGCTATTCCAGTCATGGCAAATTATAATGTACCAGGAATAATTGCAAAGTTTCACAATAGATATCCTGACATTCTTCTTGATTTAAAAGAGGTTGAAAGTATAAATATACTAAAAGAATTAGATGCTGGTTCTTGTGATGTTGCATACACTCGTATTTTTAATGCAACTTTAGATAAATATGAAAAAGTCGTTGTTGAGTCAGATAAGTTTGCAGTAGTTCTTCCTAAAAATCACTATCTTGCAAAAAAAGAAATTATTTCGATTTTCGAACTAAAAAATGAGCTTTTCTTTCAACTTGATAAAAGTACACAGCTTTTCAGTTTGTTTTATTCTACATGTCAAAAAGCTGGTTTTGAGCCTAAAATAAGCTATACGGGAACTCGTATTGATAATATTTTAGACTTTATCTCTAACGGTATGGGAGTCTCACTTATGATGCAGAACTCCATTAAACTTCTTAACTATTCAAAAATTACAGTGATTCCTATAGATGTTACAATTAAAAGCGAATTGGCTTTTGTAAGATCAAAACTTAAAAAACATTCATCTGCTTCAAATAGCTTTTGGAATTTTCTACATAAAAGTTTATAA
- a CDS encoding DUF554 domain-containing protein, whose product MLAGVIINVLSVVFGGITGTLAGKKLSKEFKANLTLVLGVCSMGMGISSIGLMKNMPAVVFAVVLGTVVGIILNLGKWINKAAEEMQKPIVKLFGNQNSNLSNEEFISTLVTIIVLFCASGTGIYGSLTAGMTGDNTVLISKSILDFFTAAIFACNLGLVVSVVAIPQFFIFLLLFLGAKVIFPLTTQSMVFDFKACGGFLMLATGFRMVKLKEFPIADMIPAMVLVMPFSWLWVNWILPML is encoded by the coding sequence ATGCTAGCTGGAGTAATTATTAATGTGCTATCTGTAGTTTTTGGAGGTATTACAGGAACACTTGCAGGTAAAAAATTATCAAAGGAGTTTAAAGCAAACTTAACACTTGTTTTAGGAGTTTGTTCAATGGGAATGGGCATCAGTTCCATTGGACTTATGAAAAATATGCCAGCTGTTGTTTTTGCAGTGGTTTTAGGAACAGTAGTTGGAATTATATTAAATCTTGGAAAATGGATTAATAAAGCAGCAGAAGAGATGCAAAAACCTATTGTGAAATTATTTGGAAATCAGAACTCTAATTTATCTAATGAGGAGTTTATATCAACACTAGTAACAATTATTGTGCTATTTTGTGCAAGTGGAACTGGTATTTATGGTTCATTGACAGCAGGGATGACTGGGGATAATACAGTATTGATTTCAAAATCTATATTAGACTTTTTTACAGCTGCTATTTTTGCATGTAATCTTGGTTTAGTGGTTTCTGTTGTTGCAATTCCACAGTTTTTTATTTTCTTATTGTTGTTTTTAGGAGCAAAAGTTATTTTTCCACTTACAACACAAAGTATGGTTTTTGATTTTAAAGCCTGCGGAGGTTTCCTTATGCTTGCAACAGGCTTTAGAATGGTTAAACTAAAAGAATTTCCCATTGCAGATATGATACCAGCAATGGTCCTAGTGATGCCATTTAGTTGGCTGTGGGTAAACTGGATTTTACCAATGTTATAA
- a CDS encoding winged helix-turn-helix transcriptional regulator: protein MKDIKTFSCPVDATISLIGGKYKAVILFHLIGKTLRFNELHKLIPKATPKMLTQQLRELESDGLIIRTVYAVVPPKTEYSLSNFGESIIPVINSMCDWGAKYLETYNN, encoded by the coding sequence ATGAAAGATATTAAAACATTTAGTTGTCCAGTAGACGCTACTATAAGCCTAATTGGTGGAAAATATAAAGCAGTTATTTTGTTTCACTTAATAGGCAAAACTCTCCGTTTCAATGAATTACACAAACTTATTCCTAAAGCAACACCAAAAATGCTTACACAACAATTGCGTGAACTTGAAAGTGATGGACTAATCATCAGAACTGTTTATGCTGTAGTTCCTCCTAAAACAGAGTATTCCCTCTCTAATTTTGGAGAAAGCATAATTCCTGTAATAAATTCAATGTGTGATTGGGGTGCTAAGTATTTAGAAACTTATAATAATTAG